One window of the Marmota flaviventris isolate mMarFla1 chromosome 2, mMarFla1.hap1, whole genome shotgun sequence genome contains the following:
- the Nop9 gene encoding nucleolar protein 9, with amino-acid sequence MGLGPRSPHKAGRQFPIGGKRGRGAKGSGRPPRGREQHPRPPADRGSERTQDAHPHLSPETLGYFRQALSALKEAPEAGEERELMVHNVLKEVEAQALALATNRTGSEMLQELLGFSPLKPLCRIWAALRSNLRFVACHRCGVHVLQSTLLQLPRLLRNTAEEEEEEEEEENGKDGSLETLEELVLGLASEVCDDFLFYCGDTHGSFLVRTLLQVLGGTLLESERARPGGSKSSETQRVIARECKPTDFEVPEAFLNCLQNLSSCFLKDIAVFITDKISSFCLQVALQVLHRKLPQFCAYLCNAVIGYLSTRSSSAAGSPLLLFLRDQTSSRLLEQVLLVLEPPRLQSLFEDHFQGQLQILAAHPIANFPLQRFLDSISTPELLSPVFEELSPALEAVLAQGHPGVVIALVGACRRVGAYQAQVLQLLLEAFHCAEPSSRQVACVPLFATLTAYEVYYELTEEEGAVPAEHQVEIATARTLGEVTVLGSLLLQHLLHFSAPGLILRSLGSLTGPQLLALAQSPAGSHILDAILSSPSVTHKQRRRVLQALKGQYVSLACSRHGSRVLDAIWNGAALRTRKEIAAELGEQNQELIRDPFGHHVARNVALTTFLKRREAWEQQQSAMAKRRRALNSVLED; translated from the exons ATGGGACTGGGTCCGCGCTCCCCCCACAAGGCGGGGCGCCAGTTCCCAATTGGCGGCAAACGGGGACGCGGAGCAAAAGGGTCGGGGCGGCCCCCACGAGGCCGCGAGCAGCATCCCCGGCCGCCTGCAGACAGGGGATCAGAACGGACTCAAGATGCTCACCCGCACCTGAGCCCCGAAACTTTGGGGTATTTCCGACAAGCGCTGTCAGCGCTGAAAGAGGCTCCAGAAGCCGGGGAAGAACGAG agctgATGGTGCACAATGTTTTGAAAGAGGTGGAGGCTCAGGCTCTAGCCTTGGCTACGAACAGGACTGGCAGTGAGATGCTGCAGGAACTTTTGGGGTTTAGTCCTTTGAAACCGTTGTGTAGAATATGGGCTGCCCTGCGCTCCAACTTGCGCTTTGTGGCCTGTCATCGGTGCGGGGTCCATGTACTGCAAAGTACTTTGCTGCAGCTGCCTCGATTGCTGAGGAATactgcagaggaggaggaggaggaggaggaggaggagaatgggaAAGATGGTTCCTTGGAGACCCTGGAGGAGCTGGTCCTGGGACTAGCCTCTGAGGTTtgtgatgattttcttttctactgCGGAGACACACATGGAAGCTTCTTGGTCAGAACTCTGCTGCAGGTGTTAGGAGGGACTCTTCTGGAGTCTGagagagccaggcctggtggctcCAAATCTTCTg AAACCCAAAGGGTCATAGCTCGGGAATGTAAGCCAACTGATTTTGAGGTCCCTGAAGCCTTCTTGAATTGCCTTCAGAATCTGAGCTCCTGCTTTTTGAAGGACATTGCTG TGTTTATCACTGACAAGATCTCCAGCTTCTGCCTTCAAGTGGCCTTACAAGTCTTACACCGCAAACTGCCCCAGTTTTGTGCCTATTTGTGCAATGCTGTGATTGGCTACCTGAGTACTCGTAGTTCCTCAGCAGCTGGCAG CCCCCTATTGCTATTTCTTCGGGATCAAACTAGCTCCAGACTCCTGGAACAGGTGCTGTTGGTGTTGGAGCCTCCGAGGCTCCAGAGCCTCTTTGAGGATCACTTCCAGGGACAGCTGCAGATCTTGGCTGCACATCCCATTGCTAACTTCCCTTTGCAGCGCTTTCTGGATTCAATCAGTACCCCTGAGCTG CTGTCTCCTGTGTTTGAGGAACTGAGTCCTGCCTTGGAAGCTGTACTGGCCCAGGGCCACCCAGGGGTAGTCATTGCCCTGGTGGGGGCCTGCCGCAGAGTTGGAGCTTACCAAGCCCAGGTCTTGCAGCTATTGTTGGAG GCATTCCACTGTGCAGAGCCCTCATCCCGGCAAGTGGCCTGTGTGCCTCTCTTTGCCACTTTGACGGCTTATGAGGTGTACTATGAACTAACGGAAGAGGAGGGGGCAGTGCCTGCAGAGCACCAG GTAGAAATAGCCACAGCCAGGACCCTGGGAGAAGTGACAGTGCTTGGGTCTCTACTGCTTCAGCATCTGCTGCACTTCTCTGCTCCTGGTCTTATACTACGAAGTCTGGGTTCCTTGACAGGACCACAACTTTTGGCTCTGGCCCAAAGCCCTGCTGGCTCTCACATACTTGATGCCATTCTGTCCAGCCCCTCTGTGACACACAAACAGCGCCGCCGTGTGCTGCAGGCCCTCAAG GGACAATACGTGTCTCTGGCCTGTAGTCGCCATGGCAGCCGTGTCCTAGATGCCATCTGGAATGGAGCAGCTTTGAGGACCCGAAAGGAAATTGCTGCTGAACTGG GTGAGCAGAACCAGGAGCTGATAAGAGACCCTTTTGGCCACCATGTGGCTCGGAATGTGGCCCTGACTACCTTCCTGAAGCGGCGAGAAGCTTGGGAACAGCAGCAGAGTGCAATGGCCAAGCGAAGGCGGGCATTGAACTCAGTACTTGAAGACTGA
- the Cideb gene encoding lipid transferase CIDEB, with protein MEYFSSLNPNGLLRAVSNMSSELGRRVWTSAPPPQRPFRVCDHKRTIRKGLTAATRQELLDKALKTLLLHGALTLVLEEDGTSVESEDFFQMLEDDTCLMVLELGQSWSPTRSGVLSYGLGREKPKHSKDIARITFDVYKQNPRDLFGSLNVKATFYGLYSMSCDFQGVGPKKVLRELLRWISSLLQGLGHVLLGISSTLRHVVEGTEQWQRQGRLHY; from the exons ATGGAGTACTTCTCATCCCTGAACCCCAATGGCCTGCTCAG GGCTGTATCCAATATGAGCTCTGAGCTTGGCCGAAGAGTATGGACTTCAGCCCCACCGCCTCAGAGACCCTTCCGTGTCTGTGATCATAAGCGGACAATTAGGAAAGGTCTGACAGCTGCCACCCGCCAGGAACTGCTAGATAAG GCACTAAAGACCCTGCTGCTGCATGGAGCATTAACACTGGTACTAGAAGAGGATGGGACGTCTGTGGAGAGTGAGGACTTCTTCCAGATGCTGGAGGATGACACATGCCTGATGGTGCTGGAGTTGGGACAGAGCTGGAGCCCCACCAGG AGTGGGGTGCTGTCATATGGCCTGGGCCGGGAGAAGCCGAAGCACAGCAAAGATATCGCCCGCATTACCTTTGACGTGTACAAGCAAAATCCTCGAGACCTCTTTGGCAGCCTGAATGTCAAAGCCACATTCTACGGGCTCTACTCCATGAGCTGTGACTTTCAAGGAGTTGGCCCCAAAAAAGTACTCAG GGAGCTCCTTCGTTGGATCTCCTCACTGCTGCAAGGCCTGGGCCATGTGCTCCTGGGAATTTCCTCCACCCTTCGCCATGTAGTGGAGGGAACAGAGCAGTGGCAGCGGCAGGGTCGTCTCCATTACTGA